The Myxococcales bacterium genome includes a region encoding these proteins:
- a CDS encoding response regulator, whose translation MGKRILVADDSVTIQRAFAMVYAVEDVTLIPARSFEQALSAARQQRPDLVIADANLGGRSGYELCGALKADALLANLPVYILASNQAPYDATKGAEVRADGHLLKPFESQKLLEAVAAALSADAAPVTAPVPAAALGTPQAVVAEDTSRVQVDAVTFEDEESYGEFSIEPTAAGGAERKEAPPPRPIAPPLSRPLPPPPGGGGGPRSAPPQARAFPASAPAARPVPSPLARPSLAPPASVVSSVAAPPSASALRPALAPPGAAAPVTPGPVVAKSPPRPSLIPGVMPPRGGAESVPLRVAAAPPAAPVDFGRTIMGMPGMTAPPASERPTARALPTSEELGRALFDDLPPVPTSPQGPAPVQPVIDVRTPLVPPAVSVPAPEVVPAPVVSVPAPAGRALPGEPKVQQKLNQKLAEIAARGPEYEALAKLSREVIEEVVWEVVPELAEILIREQIERLVASRKS comes from the coding sequence ATGGGTAAGCGTATACTTGTCGCCGACGACAGCGTGACGATTCAGCGAGCCTTCGCGATGGTCTACGCGGTCGAGGACGTCACGTTGATCCCGGCCCGGAGCTTCGAGCAGGCCCTGTCCGCCGCGCGCCAGCAGAGGCCCGACCTGGTCATTGCCGACGCCAACCTGGGTGGGCGCTCGGGGTACGAACTGTGCGGGGCATTGAAGGCCGACGCGTTGCTCGCCAACCTTCCCGTTTACATTCTGGCCTCGAATCAGGCCCCGTACGACGCGACGAAGGGTGCGGAAGTGCGGGCTGACGGTCACCTACTCAAGCCCTTCGAGAGCCAAAAACTGCTCGAGGCCGTGGCCGCGGCGCTGAGCGCGGACGCCGCACCGGTCACCGCGCCCGTTCCGGCTGCGGCGCTGGGAACGCCTCAGGCCGTGGTGGCCGAGGATACGTCGCGGGTGCAGGTGGATGCCGTGACCTTCGAGGACGAGGAGTCCTACGGCGAATTTTCCATCGAACCCACGGCGGCCGGAGGGGCCGAACGCAAAGAGGCGCCGCCGCCTCGCCCCATAGCCCCGCCCCTGTCGCGCCCCTTGCCGCCTCCGCCAGGTGGGGGTGGGGGCCCGCGGTCGGCCCCGCCCCAGGCGCGTGCTTTCCCCGCCTCAGCTCCCGCTGCCCGCCCGGTGCCGTCGCCTTTGGCGCGCCCGTCACTCGCGCCGCCTGCGTCGGTGGTGTCTTCCGTGGCAGCTCCTCCCTCGGCTTCGGCGCTCCGGCCTGCCTTGGCGCCCCCGGGCGCCGCCGCGCCGGTCACGCCGGGACCCGTGGTTGCGAAGTCGCCCCCGCGCCCCTCCTTGATTCCAGGGGTCATGCCGCCGCGCGGAGGCGCTGAATCCGTGCCGCTCCGGGTGGCCGCAGCGCCCCCCGCCGCTCCGGTGGACTTCGGGCGCACGATCATGGGCATGCCGGGCATGACGGCGCCCCCTGCCTCGGAGCGCCCCACGGCCCGCGCGTTGCCGACGTCCGAAGAGCTCGGCCGGGCGCTCTTTGACGACCTGCCTCCCGTGCCGACCTCCCCGCAGGGTCCCGCCCCGGTGCAACCGGTCATCGACGTGCGCACACCTTTGGTACCGCCCGCGGTGTCAGTCCCGGCGCCCGAGGTGGTCCCGGCGCCGGTAGTGTCAGTCCCGGCGCCGGCCGGCCGGGCCCTGCCTGGCGAGCCGAAGGTTCAACAAAAACTGAACCAAAAGCTCGCCGAGATCGCCGCGCGCGGGCCCGAATACGAGGCGCTCGCAAAGCTGTCGCGCGAGGTCATCGAAGAGGTGGTGTGGGAGGTCGTTCCCGAGCTGGCCGAGATCCTGATCCGGGAGCAGATCGAACGGCTGGTGGCGAGCCGCAAGAGCTGA